Genomic DNA from Desulfurobacterium indicum:
ATAGAAGAGGAGGTATTCTAAAATGGTTCTCACGCAGGAACTTAGAATGAAAGCCGAAGTAATCAAAGTCCTCGGACATCCGGAGAGGCTCGCAATCCTGATGCTTCTTTCTGACGGTGAAAAATGTGTAAAAGACCTAAAAGAAGCTCTTGGCATTTCTCAGCCAAAGGTTTCTCAGCACGTTGGTATCATGAAGGAGCTGGGAATCCTTAACTTCAGAAAAGAGGGAACAAAAGTTCTCTACTCTATTGGAGACGACAGAATAAGAAAATTCCTTGATATCTTTGTTCTTGACTGATTAAGGCGGGCGGAGCTTTCCGCCCTTTTTCTTAATTCCCGCAATTTAAAACCACAATGTCTTCCCTATTTTAAAATCTTTAAAAAAACAACAATGATTATTCCATTATTTGTATAATAAATCTAAAAATCCCGGAGGAATCAAGTGACAATCAAATTCGGAACTGACGGATGGAGAGGGGTAATAGCCGATGATTTTACATTTGAAAATTTAAGAAAAGTAACCCAAGCCCACGCAAAAGTTTTAAAAGAAGATGGTGCTAAAAGAATTATC
This window encodes:
- a CDS encoding ArsR/SmtB family transcription factor produces the protein MVLTQELRMKAEVIKVLGHPERLAILMLLSDGEKCVKDLKEALGISQPKVSQHVGIMKELGILNFRKEGTKVLYSIGDDRIRKFLDIFVLD